A region of Shewanella psychromarinicola DNA encodes the following proteins:
- a CDS encoding TetR/AcrR family transcriptional regulator, producing MGRKSDGRERLLQAISDLMWESSYGTLTIDVICERAGVKKGSFYYFFTSKSDLAAESIREGWEAKKPKMNTLFSATRPPLERLKAYFDDIRQTQFEALEKHGRVLGCPNFSVGAEISGTAPELDKKLQHTFSDLLKYIESAIRDAQSEGTINVADPAMSARCVLGFFEGVLTHAQVRNDPTLLDDIWPGTLQMLGIAPDAA from the coding sequence ATGGGCCGTAAAAGCGATGGCAGAGAACGCCTGCTACAGGCAATATCCGATCTGATGTGGGAGAGCAGTTATGGCACTCTCACGATTGATGTTATTTGTGAGCGCGCCGGCGTGAAGAAGGGCAGTTTCTACTATTTTTTCACCTCTAAGTCCGACCTTGCCGCCGAGTCGATCCGCGAGGGATGGGAGGCAAAGAAACCGAAAATGAATACCTTATTTTCGGCGACTCGACCGCCTTTAGAGCGACTGAAAGCTTATTTTGACGATATACGACAAACACAGTTTGAGGCGCTCGAGAAACACGGTCGTGTCCTTGGTTGTCCCAATTTTAGTGTGGGTGCTGAGATCAGCGGTACCGCGCCTGAACTGGATAAGAAGTTACAGCATACGTTTAGCGATTTGCTCAAATACATTGAATCTGCCATTCGTGATGCCCAGTCTGAGGGGACGATTAACGTCGCCGATCCAGCGATGAGCGCCCGTTGCGTACTCGGTTTTTTTGAAGGGGTGTTGACCCATGCCCAAGTCCGCAATGATCCGACTTTATTAGATGATATTTGGCCAGGAACCCTGCAAATGCTGGGTATTGCGCCGGATGCCGCTTAG
- a CDS encoding iron-containing alcohol dehydrogenase: MKNFDFHNPTKILFGKGRIADLNDHVPADAKVLIIYGGGSAERTGVLGQVRAALCDRTFIEFGGIEPNPRYATTLNAVQAIKDNDITFLLAVGGGSVIDATKFIAMAALYEGDPWEILTSGSSKVTAAMPLGSVLTLPATGSEMNNGGVITNPEKIAKLPFRSPHCYPVFSVLDPELTYTLPARQIANGAADAFVHIVEQYLTYPSASHVQDGFAESLLRTLIDLGPKSLETPEDYDIRASLMWTATLALNGLIGAGVPQDWATHMIGHEITALNDTDHARTLAVVLPSLLSDQRGHKYEKLLQYATNVWGINEGSDDQRIDAAIDATRAFFEKLGIKTRLSDYGIAAAEIELIVTALQEHGMTALGEHNDITPSDVRRILEASL, from the coding sequence ATGAAAAACTTTGACTTTCACAACCCGACAAAAATTCTTTTTGGTAAAGGCCGTATTGCGGACCTGAACGATCATGTTCCAGCAGACGCAAAAGTGTTGATTATCTATGGCGGCGGCAGCGCGGAACGAACCGGCGTCCTAGGGCAAGTGCGCGCAGCACTTTGTGATCGCACATTCATTGAGTTTGGCGGTATAGAGCCGAACCCACGTTATGCCACTACGCTTAATGCTGTCCAAGCGATCAAGGATAACGACATCACTTTCCTACTTGCCGTTGGCGGCGGGTCTGTTATCGATGCGACCAAATTCATTGCAATGGCGGCGTTATATGAAGGCGACCCTTGGGAGATCCTTACTTCCGGCAGCTCGAAGGTGACGGCAGCGATGCCATTAGGCTCTGTGCTGACGCTACCTGCGACAGGTTCAGAGATGAACAATGGCGGTGTGATCACCAACCCTGAGAAGATAGCGAAGCTTCCTTTTAGAAGTCCACATTGCTACCCCGTCTTTTCTGTGCTCGATCCTGAGCTTACTTATACTCTGCCTGCTCGTCAGATTGCCAACGGTGCGGCCGATGCCTTTGTACACATCGTCGAACAGTATCTTACTTACCCAAGTGCCTCACACGTTCAGGACGGTTTTGCCGAGTCCCTACTGCGCACGCTGATCGATCTTGGTCCTAAATCGCTTGAGACACCTGAAGATTACGATATCCGCGCCAGTCTGATGTGGACAGCAACGCTGGCCCTGAACGGATTAATTGGTGCCGGTGTGCCGCAAGATTGGGCTACTCACATGATTGGACACGAGATCACTGCGCTCAATGATACCGACCACGCGCGCACCCTTGCGGTTGTGCTGCCGTCTCTGTTGAGCGATCAGCGCGGCCACAAATACGAAAAATTGTTGCAATATGCCACTAATGTCTGGGGTATCAATGAGGGATCCGATGACCAGCGGATTGATGCTGCAATCGACGCAACGCGAGCGTTCTTCGAGAAACTCGGGATCAAGACTCGGTTGAGTGACTATGGCATTGCCGCAGCCGAAATCGAGCTTATCGTTACGGCCTTGCAGGAACATGGTATGACCGCCCTTGGCGAACACAATGACATCACCCCTAGCGATGTACGTCGTATTCTCGAGGCGTCACTTTAG
- a CDS encoding NAD-dependent succinate-semialdehyde dehydrogenase encodes MTYETRNPYTGDLLETFPDATDSEVNQAIEKAHTAFLSWKETEFVERARVMHAAAKILRRDVDYFANLLTVEMGKLVPEAKAEVALSADIFDYYAENAQTLLAPQKLPVAEGEAVIYAEPLGVLLAIEPWNFPFYQVVRIAAPQMSAGNTLLLKHASNVPQAAAAFEKLMLDAGLPEGVFKNLYATRSQLETIINDPRVHGVALTGSEGAGAVVAAQAGKALKKSTLELGGADAFVVLADAEMEKTIDWAVLGRHWNGGQVCVSSKRMIIVDDVYDTFLEGYIAGVARLKAGDPFEPTTTLAPLSSKAAAEEIKDKIRQAVSFGATATEVGPIVPNSGNFVQPTILTDISQDNPARYWEFFGPVSMLFRAKDEDDAVQIANDSPFGLGGSVFTANPKHGAEVAKRITTGMVFVNHPTMAKADLPFGGVKRSGYGRELVGLGIKEFVNHKLIAVVDIDAPF; translated from the coding sequence ATGACTTATGAAACACGTAACCCCTACACGGGCGATCTTCTGGAAACATTCCCAGACGCAACCGACTCTGAGGTTAACCAAGCGATTGAAAAAGCGCACACTGCTTTTTTATCGTGGAAGGAAACCGAGTTTGTTGAGCGCGCACGCGTGATGCATGCCGCGGCTAAAATATTACGCCGTGACGTTGATTATTTCGCCAATCTGCTCACTGTTGAGATGGGCAAACTTGTGCCCGAAGCTAAAGCCGAAGTTGCGCTGTCGGCGGATATCTTCGACTACTATGCAGAGAATGCACAGACGCTGTTGGCACCTCAAAAGCTGCCAGTGGCTGAAGGCGAAGCGGTAATTTACGCTGAACCGCTGGGCGTATTATTGGCGATAGAACCATGGAACTTCCCGTTCTATCAGGTAGTCCGCATTGCCGCACCACAAATGTCGGCAGGTAATACCCTGTTGCTCAAGCATGCGTCCAATGTTCCGCAGGCTGCTGCTGCGTTCGAAAAATTGATGCTCGATGCTGGTCTGCCTGAGGGTGTGTTTAAGAATCTTTATGCCACACGGTCGCAACTCGAAACCATTATCAATGATCCGCGCGTCCACGGCGTGGCATTGACTGGGTCGGAAGGCGCCGGTGCAGTCGTTGCAGCGCAGGCAGGCAAGGCGTTAAAAAAATCGACACTTGAACTTGGCGGTGCAGATGCATTCGTGGTTCTCGCCGATGCTGAGATGGAAAAAACCATTGACTGGGCGGTCTTAGGGCGGCACTGGAATGGTGGCCAAGTCTGTGTGTCCTCTAAGCGGATGATCATTGTTGATGACGTCTATGATACGTTTCTTGAGGGTTATATCGCCGGGGTTGCGAGACTCAAAGCGGGTGATCCGTTTGAGCCAACCACCACCTTGGCGCCACTTTCTTCCAAGGCGGCCGCAGAAGAAATTAAGGACAAGATACGCCAGGCGGTTTCTTTTGGTGCTACGGCAACGGAAGTAGGGCCAATCGTTCCCAATTCAGGCAATTTCGTTCAGCCGACCATTCTGACCGATATTTCACAAGACAACCCTGCGCGCTATTGGGAATTCTTCGGTCCGGTCTCTATGTTGTTTCGTGCCAAGGATGAAGATGACGCAGTGCAGATTGCAAATGATTCACCGTTTGGTCTGGGCGGGTCTGTTTTTACCGCCAATCCAAAGCATGGCGCAGAAGTGGCTAAGCGTATAACCACGGGTATGGTGTTCGTCAATCACCCTACCATGGCCAAGGCGGACTTGCCCTTTGGTGGCGTTAAACGTTCAGGCTATGGCCGTGAACTTGTGGGTCTGGGCATCAAGGAGTTTGTTAACCATAAACTCATTGCCGTGGTTGATATAGACGCCCCTTTCTAG
- a CDS encoding PAS domain S-box protein has protein sequence MTRLSSYKNALKLAIGVFTSGLVISFVTALSVNHQNKSIITSSLEAVTEQVANNIVDRIVLYQYGLRGARGIIYTVGEDNISRELFKKYSLTRDFKGEFPGARGFGYIRRVPAADEANFVAKAKLDDWPNYSVSQLSPHDDERYLIDYIEPVERNLAAVGLDIASEKNRKNAAQQAYLTGEVRLTGPITLVQATGHPLQAFLILMPIYRTGFTPATPELRAAEAFGWSYAPLVANEVFEEINLSRQKSKLLINDVTDEQNNVSFYETHVGDANPLSSYSAALDRDIFGRKWNISLVAYPEFVSGLHLTSPNIVFSYGLIVSLLLAGLLGFYGYALGRKNLILKDNERRSNILEHSLDAIISFDCNGIITSWNDGAVTIFGYEKHEVIGFKKTAFIVPIEGYDAEAEQFNQVLDGKSLLNFVCEHKRKDNVLLSTSMTSLAIYNEFGKIIGVSQTIRDITAQHNAEKQILGINASLERKVSKRTHALQQALSENKTLLDNINKQLLYSETDKNGVILAVNDYFCQTSGFTREQMVGKKHSIIKSNEHDDAFWKHMWQTINAGQTWHNEICNHDSQGNVKWLDTVIAPVMDEKGNLDRCIALRIDITERKNAQLEKNKLASLLTNVLAAATEIAIISTDNDGIITIFNRGAELLLGYQAEEIVGKQSRGIMHLAAEVHQRSKALSEEFGEQISAFDVFVYKPRTQGPETRTWTYIRKDLSQCQVSLSVSAMRDQSGEIIGYLGVAVNIDTMLKQQEELVSASNQLIQAAEVAELGIWNLELDTNILQWNDRMFAMYDYPLALKEEALSYQHWKQRIHPDDIDMAELALQQTIDSNKPYEPTFRIITRSNQIRYIQAGGQISYDKSGKPLRVIGINRDITDQRELEQTLRLAKEAADAASAAKSAFLANMSHEIRTPMNAVLGMLQLIQHSEMSRQQADYVTKAEIAAKSLLGLLNDILDFSKIDAGKLELYLHSFQLETLMRELAVMLATNAHSKNVEVIFDLDPAIPYLIEGDELRLRQVLLNLAGNAIKFTSEGHVIVSVHCNKFDANQVNLTISITDTGIGISQDQANKIFQGFVQAESSTSRRFGGTGLGLAITKRLVELMGGKLALTSHIGEGSRFWFDLTFNIVEVNNHDFDIDLQGKNILLVDDSKMSRKILSKTLMTHGAYVNEAKNSKQAINLVEQSVNATNHYDVIIMDWRMPDKNGLDTANHIQTMFAAGKAPAIIMLTAYGAEVMEQTKQYHQQPFVSLLVKPVTANLMLETVYQAINGVDRPIQSKKITHVALKGVRVLVVEDNQLNRQVIDELLRLQGAIVTLAKGGIEGVEWVTKSNNQFDIVIMDMQMPDMDGLEATRLIRADGRFNDLSILAMTANASLADKVLCLEAGMNDHIGKPIDMTSLLPCMLNLLNQENNAYYHLPMTLPEVFNEGDDDLIIENPDSILRRFGGERGFIIDVKHLFASEMSDQLLALTQAFAQHDDNLIGSIAHTIKGTSSNIGAKRLAAFAASLEQNINNGINVDSVDYLSQMQDLINDSLQMLDTLFPDDSAAP, from the coding sequence ATGACTAGACTATCGAGTTACAAAAATGCGCTTAAATTGGCTATTGGAGTATTTACTTCTGGCTTAGTTATTAGTTTTGTTACAGCCCTGAGTGTTAATCATCAAAATAAATCCATCATTACTAGCTCTCTTGAAGCGGTGACTGAGCAAGTTGCCAATAATATTGTTGATCGTATCGTACTATATCAATATGGTTTACGAGGTGCTCGAGGGATTATTTATACGGTTGGTGAAGATAATATTTCACGTGAACTCTTTAAAAAATACAGCTTAACACGTGATTTTAAAGGTGAATTCCCCGGTGCTCGAGGGTTTGGTTACATCCGACGAGTGCCTGCAGCTGATGAAGCGAATTTTGTTGCCAAAGCCAAGCTTGATGATTGGCCAAATTATAGTGTCAGTCAGCTTAGCCCTCATGATGATGAACGATATTTGATTGACTATATCGAACCCGTTGAGCGTAACCTTGCCGCCGTTGGCTTAGATATTGCCTCTGAGAAAAACCGTAAAAATGCGGCACAACAAGCATATTTAACCGGGGAAGTACGGTTAACGGGGCCGATCACGTTAGTCCAGGCGACAGGTCATCCGTTACAAGCTTTTTTAATTCTAATGCCCATTTACCGTACTGGTTTTACCCCTGCGACCCCTGAGTTAAGGGCGGCAGAAGCATTTGGGTGGAGTTATGCTCCCTTAGTGGCTAATGAGGTTTTTGAGGAGATCAATTTATCCCGTCAGAAGTCTAAGTTATTGATCAATGATGTGACCGATGAGCAAAACAATGTCTCGTTTTATGAAACCCATGTTGGTGATGCCAATCCGTTATCGTCTTATTCCGCGGCATTAGATCGCGATATATTTGGGCGTAAATGGAACATATCATTAGTGGCTTATCCTGAATTTGTCAGTGGTTTACATTTAACGTCACCTAATATTGTCTTTAGTTATGGCTTAATTGTCAGTTTGTTATTGGCTGGGTTGCTTGGGTTTTACGGCTACGCATTAGGACGTAAAAATCTGATTTTAAAGGATAATGAAAGGCGTTCTAATATTTTAGAACATTCGCTCGATGCCATTATAAGTTTCGATTGTAATGGTATCATCACCAGTTGGAATGATGGTGCGGTAACGATTTTTGGTTATGAAAAACATGAGGTGATTGGCTTCAAGAAAACCGCATTTATTGTACCCATAGAGGGCTATGATGCAGAAGCTGAACAGTTTAATCAGGTGCTTGACGGTAAATCATTATTAAATTTTGTTTGTGAGCATAAACGAAAAGACAATGTATTACTGTCGACCTCGATGACGTCACTAGCTATTTATAATGAGTTCGGCAAAATCATCGGAGTCAGCCAGACTATTCGAGATATCACAGCACAACATAATGCGGAAAAACAAATTTTAGGCATCAATGCCAGTCTTGAGCGTAAGGTGTCCAAACGTACTCATGCGTTACAACAAGCACTATCAGAAAATAAAACCTTACTTGATAATATTAATAAGCAGTTACTTTATTCTGAGACGGATAAAAATGGCGTTATTTTGGCGGTAAATGATTATTTTTGTCAAACATCTGGATTTACTCGCGAACAAATGGTCGGTAAAAAACATTCTATTATAAAGTCGAATGAACATGATGATGCGTTTTGGAAACACATGTGGCAAACCATTAACGCTGGCCAGACTTGGCATAATGAAATTTGTAACCATGATAGCCAAGGCAATGTTAAATGGCTTGATACTGTAATTGCGCCAGTTATGGATGAGAAGGGTAATCTTGATCGCTGTATTGCTCTGAGGATTGATATTACTGAACGTAAAAATGCTCAACTTGAAAAGAATAAACTCGCTTCTTTACTCACTAATGTGCTTGCTGCAGCAACAGAAATTGCCATCATTTCAACTGATAATGACGGTATCATTACTATTTTTAATCGTGGTGCCGAGTTATTACTCGGGTATCAGGCTGAAGAGATTGTGGGTAAACAAAGCCGTGGGATAATGCATCTTGCTGCTGAAGTCCACCAACGCAGTAAAGCGTTAAGTGAAGAGTTTGGTGAACAGATTAGTGCTTTTGATGTGTTTGTTTATAAGCCAAGAACCCAAGGGCCTGAAACGCGCACTTGGACCTATATCCGTAAAGATTTGTCTCAGTGCCAAGTGTCGTTGTCGGTTTCGGCTATGCGTGATCAAAGCGGAGAGATTATTGGCTATTTAGGCGTTGCAGTGAATATTGATACGATGCTTAAGCAACAAGAAGAGTTAGTGTCTGCCAGTAATCAACTGATCCAAGCGGCTGAGGTAGCAGAGTTGGGTATTTGGAATTTAGAGTTAGATACTAATATCTTGCAGTGGAACGATCGTATGTTTGCAATGTACGATTATCCATTAGCACTCAAGGAAGAGGCGTTAAGTTACCAGCATTGGAAACAACGAATTCATCCCGATGATATTGATATGGCTGAACTTGCTTTACAGCAAACCATCGACTCAAACAAACCTTATGAGCCGACATTCCGAATTATTACCCGCTCGAATCAAATTCGCTATATACAAGCGGGAGGCCAAATTAGTTACGACAAATCAGGTAAGCCGTTGCGCGTGATTGGGATTAATCGTGATATTACTGATCAACGCGAATTAGAGCAAACCTTGCGTTTAGCCAAAGAAGCTGCAGATGCAGCCAGTGCCGCAAAATCAGCTTTCTTAGCCAATATGAGCCATGAAATACGTACCCCGATGAATGCCGTGTTAGGCATGTTACAACTTATTCAGCATTCAGAGATGAGTCGCCAACAAGCTGATTATGTCACTAAGGCCGAGATTGCTGCTAAGTCATTATTGGGACTGTTAAATGATATTTTAGACTTTTCTAAAATTGATGCAGGTAAGCTAGAACTTTATTTGCACTCGTTTCAACTCGAAACGTTAATGCGTGAGTTAGCGGTGATGTTGGCGACCAATGCACACAGTAAAAATGTAGAAGTTATTTTTGATTTAGATCCTGCTATTCCATACCTGATTGAAGGTGATGAGCTTCGTTTGCGTCAAGTGTTGTTAAACCTTGCGGGTAATGCGATTAAATTTACCTCAGAAGGTCACGTGATTGTCAGTGTGCACTGCAATAAATTTGATGCAAACCAAGTGAATTTAACTATTTCTATTACAGACACAGGCATCGGCATTAGTCAGGATCAAGCAAATAAAATTTTCCAAGGTTTTGTTCAAGCAGAGTCATCAACCTCAAGACGATTCGGTGGTACAGGATTGGGATTAGCGATTACTAAACGCCTAGTGGAGTTAATGGGCGGTAAATTAGCCCTAACGAGTCATATTGGCGAGGGAAGTCGATTTTGGTTTGATTTGACGTTTAATATTGTTGAAGTAAACAACCACGATTTTGATATCGATTTGCAGGGTAAGAATATTCTGCTTGTTGATGACAGTAAGATGAGCCGTAAAATTTTATCAAAAACCTTAATGACCCATGGCGCTTATGTTAATGAAGCTAAGAACAGTAAACAGGCTATCAATCTTGTTGAGCAAAGCGTAAATGCCACTAACCATTATGATGTCATTATTATGGATTGGCGCATGCCAGATAAGAATGGCTTAGACACTGCCAATCACATTCAAACGATGTTTGCTGCCGGTAAAGCCCCTGCCATTATTATGTTGACGGCTTATGGCGCTGAAGTAATGGAACAAACCAAGCAATATCATCAACAGCCGTTTGTGAGTTTGTTGGTCAAGCCGGTGACGGCCAATTTAATGCTTGAGACGGTTTACCAAGCTATTAATGGTGTAGACCGACCTATACAATCTAAAAAAATAACCCATGTGGCATTAAAAGGTGTCAGGGTATTAGTGGTTGAAGATAACCAGCTTAACCGTCAAGTTATTGATGAATTATTGCGACTACAAGGTGCGATTGTGACATTGGCTAAAGGCGGTATTGAGGGCGTAGAGTGGGTGACTAAGTCGAATAATCAATTTGATATTGTGATCATGGACATGCAGATGCCCGATATGGATGGGCTTGAGGCCACTCGCCTTATTCGTGCTGATGGCCGATTTAATGATTTATCTATTTTAGCCATGACGGCCAACGCATCTCTTGCCGATAAAGTATTATGCCTTGAGGCGGGTATGAATGATCATATTGGTAAGCCAATAGATATGACGAGTTTATTACCTTGTATGCTTAACCTGTTGAACCAAGAAAACAACGCTTACTATCATCTGCCTATGACGTTACCTGAAGTGTTTAACGAGGGCGACGATGATCTGATTATAGAAAATCCCGATTCTATTTTACGTCGTTTTGGTGGTGAACGTGGGTTTATTATTGATGTGAAACATCTTTTTGCATCAGAAATGTCAGATCAATTACTGGCGCTTACTCAAGCGTTTGCACAACATGATGACAATCTTATCGGTAGTATTGCCCATACTATTAAAGGTACCTCGAGCAATATTGGTGCTAAGCGACTGGCCGCTTTTGCCGCTTCGCTGGAGCAAAATATAAACAATGGCATTAATGTTGATTCAGTTGATTATCTGAGCCAAATGCAAGACCTGATTAATGATAGTTTGCAGATGTTAGATACTTTATTTCCAGACGATAGTGCTGCACCCTAG